CCAGGGGGACGGCGGCCTCGAACCGGTCTTGGAGAAGGCTGATCTCGCCTCGGCGGATGCGCTTGGCGCGCTGACGGGCGATCTCAACGACAACTTCGTCGCCTGTCTGGTCGCCGATCATCACGGCTGTCGGACAGTACTGCGTATCGACGAGGACTATCGCGAGGAGATCTACCGGAAGTACGCCGATGCCGTCGACGAGGTGATCTACCCGGAGCGGCTGGGGGCGATCGCCGCGAAAAACGCGCTGCTCGGTGGCAACAGCGTCGCGATCGCGGACATCGCCCAGCATCTCCAGTTGATCCAATTCACCGTCACCGAGCAGGCACCGATCAACGGCTACAGCCTGAACGAACTCGAACTCCCAGCCAACGCACGGTTGTTGGCGTTTGGCAAACACGACGATCCAGTCGACGTGCCGGACGTCGATAACTCACTGGAAGCCGGCGACCGGGTGGTCATTCTCGCGGACTTCACCGTCCTGGGCGACGTCCGGCAGTTGATCGTCGGCGAGGATACCGGCCAACCGGCAATCGGAGGGGTCTGATATGGTCATTGCATACATTATGGTCAAAGCACACACTGGCGAGGCGGATCGACTGCAAAACGCAATCGCGGCCATCGACGGTGTGGTGAGTACCCACGTCGTTGCCGGTGACGTCGATTTCATCGCGAAGGTAGACGTTGGATCACCGGCCGCCGTCAAGCAGATTGCCGCATCCCAGATCCAGGAGATCGAGGGCGTCGAAGACACCCAGACCTACATCGCTATGGACTGAGGGCGCTTTCGGGTACCGAACCCGTCTTGGTCGAGTTACAGCGGTGTGCCCCCACGTCTTCCGCCCGAGTCATCGCTCTCAGCCTCGGGCTCGCTCCCGGTGGTCGTCGCTCGCTGTAGGAGGTCTGCC
The sequence above is drawn from the Halorhabdus sp. CBA1104 genome and encodes:
- a CDS encoding TrkA family potassium uptake protein, with the protein product MRFVIVGAGRVGLRTGRALRESGHEVVFVEVDPKSADCAREASFEVIQGDGGLEPVLEKADLASADALGALTGDLNDNFVACLVADHHGCRTVLRIDEDYREEIYRKYADAVDEVIYPERLGAIAAKNALLGGNSVAIADIAQHLQLIQFTVTEQAPINGYSLNELELPANARLLAFGKHDDPVDVPDVDNSLEAGDRVVILADFTVLGDVRQLIVGEDTGQPAIGGV
- a CDS encoding Lrp/AsnC family transcriptional regulator — protein: MVIAYIMVKAHTGEADRLQNAIAAIDGVVSTHVVAGDVDFIAKVDVGSPAAVKQIAASQIQEIEGVEDTQTYIAMD